Genomic segment of Oncorhynchus kisutch isolate 150728-3 unplaced genomic scaffold, Okis_V2 Okis03b-Okis08b_hom, whole genome shotgun sequence:
ACCCTATCCCAATGTGAAAGGAGCCAGCCAAACTGATCCCAGGCCTTGACCCTACCCCAATGTGAAAGGAGCCAGCCAAACTGATCCCATCCCAATGTGAAAGGAGCCAGCCAAACTGATCCCTGGCCTTGACCCTATCCCAATGTGAAAGGAGCCAGCCAAACTGATCCCTGGCCTTGACCCTATCCCAATGTGAAAGGAGCCAGCCAAACTGATCCCTGGCCTTGACCCTATCCCAATGTGAAAGGAGCCAGCCAAACTGATCCCTGGCCTTGACCCTATCCCAATGTGAAAGGAGCCAGTAGTGAAACCTTAAGAGCTGAGAAAAGTTTAAGACACTGCTTCACTGCTCAACCTTTCACACCGTCTCCTGGTGTTGTTGTTTCCTTCATAAACAACCCTGGTGTGAGTGGTCCAGTTATGGTGGGAGAGGTTCCCAGTTTCCAACATACTATTCATTAGACAATTTATTTTCTCACTTGCTCCTTCTACCTGAAGTGTGGACTCGTTCTATCCCCCtctctagctaggtttccatgcGAATATTCAAAACTCCAAATGAAAAAAAGATGCACATCTTCCCCACCAGTGGTGAGCCACCAAACTGACTTTTTGCTGATGACAGTGCACACAAAATTTACTTTTTTTTGCTTTACTTTTCATGTACCAAATAATAGCTGTCAGGAAAACTGTTGAGTTAAATAGTAaatgtgtctactctggtcttggcacatgtGCTCTAGCCAACCACTCTCTAGCCAACCACTCACAGTGCAGGTAGGCCGTGCGGGTGGGCCGTGCGGGTAGGCTAACCTACTGAGATTATGGACAAGACTAAGACTAAGAGCGAGAATATTTTTTGTCAACGGCAGTTAAGCGTCGACCATGTTCCTAGAAGACtcttgatatttattggaaaacAGCATCAACCTGATCACTGGCACTTTCACCAGCCTGTGAAGTTCATCTGCAGCCTAATACACTGCATGGTTTCCCCGAGTTGTAGCGGGAggaccacacacaccatataatCGCGTCACTTCGATATGGTTATTATAACAATATATCAGCACTTCTactgccatttctcgcataacTAATTTTACGGACAAAAAGATCAAACCATGTCGAGCGAACAAATTTGGCATTTATCAAAATTGTACCAAAACTTCCTGTGTCCATAACAGCTGTCCTGATTTTGTTTTATACGGTAGGACTTTACTTGCAGAAAAACTGTCTATAAACGTGGTAAATGACAAAGCATTTGGCTGGAGGGAGTTTCCATCATAGCCCTTACACCAGTACATTACTTCCATTACTTTTCATCCATGCACACTTTTGGGGAATAGGCAGAGGAACAAAATAACGGTTTTGTCTGTTTTCTGGTGGATATTCATTAAGACTAGCGACATGGCTGCCTATAAGTTTCTGCTTTATCCAACCACTGTCGTTGTCTTGAATATTGAATGTGGAACTGAAAAGGAGCCGGCATCAGAGTTGCACCAGGCCTCCTTTACTTCCTACTTAATTTGGGAGTTAAGTCCCATGGGCAGCACCTagacatcagtggaggctgctgaggggagggtgGCTTATAATattggaaaccatgtgtttgataccattccactgctTCCACTCCAGCCtttaccacaagcctgtcctccccaattaagatgccaccagcctcctgtgctggGCATAGGCCTGCATTGAAGTGTTATGTGACAGACAGTCACACTATCTGAAACTGAAGGAACCAACAGCCTGTCAGAATAAAGAGCAAGTAAACAAGGAAAGGAAGCTGGGAGTTGGCGGttgtctctctgtaatctagcTACTAAAATGACACAGCTCGCCAGGCAGTCCGTCCTGCCCCTGCCATAAGCATCTCATAGCTGGGCTAGTAAGCTAGTGTCATCTGCTATGGCTAGTTTATAACTAAAGCTCTCCATCCTCAGCATAAAGAGGAGACAAGTCAAAACTGTTTTTATGATTTCTGGAAGATCAATGTTTTTGGACTCATTCAGAAGGTTTTACCTGATTAAGTATAAGATGCAAACTATTGTAAATTAATGTTTAAAGTTCCAGTGTGGACTTttttctatttcacctttatttaaccaggtaggcaagttgagaacaagttctcatttacaattgcgacctggccaagataaagcaaagcagttcgacacatacaacgacagagttatacatggagtaaaacaaacatacagtcaataataccgTATAAACAAgtatatatacgatgtgagcaaatgaagtgagataagggaggtaaaggcaaataAAAGGCcacggtggcaaagtaaatacaatatagcaagtaaaacactggaatggtagatttgcagtggaagaatgtgcaaagtagaaataaaaataatggggtgcaaaggagcaaaataaataaataaaataaatacagtagggaaagaggtagttgtttgggctaaattataggtgggctatgtacaggtgcagtaatctgtgagctgctctgacagttggtgcttcaAGAGAAGTTGTCTGGCCTGCACAGATCATCAAAGTTTAAACATGGAAGCTTCTGGACATGTTTAGAGTAGCATGCCACAAAATCAATTGAATATGTGCGAAGTATCAAATCACTATGCAACTAACTACCACCTAAACGTGTGCACAGAAACTAATGTTAACAGTCCTCTCAGCCATATAAATGAATAGCTAATGCTCTGCTCTCAGCTGTGTaggcaaataaaaataaaaagctgtGTAGGCATTTTATAGTGGTTGTCATAGCAACCAAATATGGAGGGCGGGGGGGGGCGGCCATAGAAATGGAGTACAGTtgctagcaaacgttagctaactaacaaAGCCCAATACAATAAACCCAACTAGCTATGTAGCTTGCATGTTAGCTTGTTGATACTGGCTGTATAGGCTAGTGCTATACTCACTTGTTCCTTAGCACCTGCCAGGCAGCCTCGATGTCCGCATACAGGTTCTTTTCTGACGGTTTCCCGCTGCTGACACCGTAGCCCGAATAATCATACGAGAAGACGTTGCAGTTTATCCTCGAACCGAGGCCGATGTAGAAACTGCACATTTGGCCTAAGTCCACTGCGTTACCGTGGGAAAAGAGCAACGTGTACCGGCTGTTGGGTGCGCATCGTACAAACATGCAACCCAGTCGGTTTCCCCGACTGGTTCTGGTGTTGAACACCTCGACAGCGTCCAGTTCGCGTTGGGAGTACTGCCAGTCTGCTCGCTCGGTTAGATGCAGGCTACTCGTCCCGTTAGCATCGGTGTGTACGGAGTACGTGGGTTCGGGAGGGAGAAAGGCTAGTTTGGATGCGATGCGACTGGGACAGGGCGGGCAACAGAATAGCCAGCATAGTTCGCCGAGGGAAAAACCATTCATCCTTGGGCCTTGTTCGGGCATTGAGGCTCGATAGACGCTTTTTCTTTGTAACACCAGCAAATGTAtccagctatgttttttttttatctatcTGGTAACAAAATAACATTAAAACAATTCGTAAGGAGCTAAACTAGCTAGCCACCTAGTACTAGCTAGGCTAGTAGCTGGCTAACTGGTTTCTCCTTTGTATAGCTTGGTAGCTAACGTGATTTACAAAACTCAGAAAGACGTTAACATGGTTAACGATTTTTTTTGTGTCTACAGAAGCGATATAACTTGCTTGTTATCATACCATTTCAAAAGGTTGGTCGAAGAATTAAGCTTATGTCAAACGTAAACGTCGAGTTAGCAGGCTAATACAATGTATGCAGCCATATCTTTCAGCAGTAACGCCAAATATAAGATTTCCGGTCAAACCGGATATCCTTTCGCACTTTTTCGTCAAAATCATGTTGATGACAGAACCGTAGTAgcaataatatgcatattataTAGTCACTTACTTGAGAGTAGGCTATTATTGAAATATGAGTGTTTTCTCTAATGGATATGCAATCATGCAACAGCTTCGTTCATGCTAGCTACATCAATAGTTTGCCTGAAACCACAGTTTGAATGGAAAGAGTGTTGCTTTTCCTGTAATTGCATCTGAATAAATGCACATTAGTTGTCGATCCATTGGGTTGGAAACAAACATGCAAATTGCTGTGAAAAGAAAACGGACAGTTTAAGGACCAGAAATTTAAATAAGTTTAGAATATTCATTGAGAAAATGGAATGCATGTGAGAATGATAGGTGGCGGTATATGCATCCTGTCAGTTTGGTTGTGATCACCCACCCCCAAATGTTGCTTAATGCTCAGCACTAAAGGATAGTAAATGTCTGACATACAGATTCGAGGTCGGAAAGGGCAGTGAGTAGTGTGGACGAAATGGAGAAAAAGTTGGTGAAGCAACAATATGGGTGTCAGTTCTGATGTTATGGAGCAGGAGGATAATGGTCAATGACCAGAATGGTCAGTAGTGGAAAGACATATGTTAccttccccagtttctgtgttttggatgttttgttttgtatgtgtttgtgtgtgtgtatttcaggaagGCTTCCTGGATTTTAAGCAGCTGATTGGTTGGCCCAATCGGTGATTGGAGCTCTGAACACTCCCTCTCTCGTCAGGGGAAACAGCTGTTTTCAATTACCAACTCCTTCTCCAGCtggataaaagccagtgttcctttATCAAAAGAAGGGAGCTTCTTTGATGTTCTGTGTTGGTTGTTTCCACAGTGACAGTTATGTTGAAGGTATTTTGTAGCTGCTACTTCTGAGGTAGAGcttagtgtttaaaaaaaaatccctataGGACTCagtgtttttggttattgaaatgtTTCACTTTATGTTAGTAATTATTCTGtgtttgttcccagggggggaaGAAGGgaccttgggagtgtttaggcaagaggcctgcagGCATACATAacctgtagtatttactgtctatGCACACCAGGTAAGACCTGGGCAGACCACCctctgtattttggttagcgtgcCAGGAGGTGCTAAAAGGTTAGGTAGGAGAGGGGACTGtaacttttactttctttgctttggttctgtCGAGCCCCTTTTCCCCCACATGACTGttttaaggaaataaattccctgTAAACAGTTATATTCTCTGCCTCTCATCCTTACCTGCACCTACAATCACTCCCAtggggagttgagttgtagcagggtgttgtgtgtcccccccccacccccctccaagAGGTGTACATAACAACATGGGAAGAGCGATCATGATACAGAAAGCATTGGAGCATCTAGTAAAGAAAGCATAAAGAGGACCAAAGTAGAAAGCAAGAGTGGTGATGGTGTTAAGACTGCAGGGCCTTACACCCTATCCAACTAACGCCATAGAGAAAGAGGGTAGTCAAGTTAAATTAGCTGGGTTCATTGGAAATGGTAGATTGTTTGCATTGTGTGATAGCCAGGCTCAGCAAGAGAAGATTCAGAAAATGGGAAGAAGATTAAAAGACCTGTCCCTGGCGCTTATGCTAGGTTGAGGGGAGTCATCACCGGGGTCTCTATCttaccaattggcctggaccccttatTGTCAACACGGCGCCTCGCCGATCCATCacaactggtctgccgacgtaaacgtccaattggggtggcagggtagcctagtggttagagcgttggactagtaaccggaaggttgcaaattcaaatccgagctgacaaggtacaaatctgtcgttctgcccctgaacaggcagttaacccactaggccgttattgaaaataagaatttgttcttaactgacttgcctagttaaataaaaaaaatggtggTTTCAACAGGCCTTTCCGTTGCGATGTAGCCGAAGACCCATCTCCTGGCCCGCTAGCTTTCTGAACGCCATGTCTCTGGCTTGCCTAGCGTAGTAGTGACTACAGAACGGCTCCCTGACTCTCCTATTGCTGCTTGTTAGaccttatgatcactcggctacacagctgatacCTGCTCATTAACactatcgtctgagatccctaaagattggaaagctgccgcggtcatcccctcttcaaCGGGGGAGGGGatgagacactctagacccaaactgttacagacctatatccaccctgccctgtctttctttctttgaaAGCCAAGTAAAAAAACAGATAACCAACCGTTTTGAATcctaccgtaccttctctgctatgcagtctggtttcagagctggtcatgggtgcacctcagccacgctcaaggacctaaacgatatcataacatcgataaaagacagtactgtgcagccgtcttcattgacctgaccaaggctttcgactctgtcaatcaccacattcttatcggcagactcaacagccttggtttctcaaatgactgccttgcctggttcacaaacgacttctctgatagagttcattgtgtcaaatcggagggcctgttgtccggacctctgccagtctctatggggtgccacagggttcagttcttgggccgactattttctctgtatagatcaatgatgtctctcttgcggctggtgattctctgatccacctctacgcagacaacaccattctgtatatatctggcccttctttggacactgtgttaaaaaacctccaaacgagcttcaatgccatacaacactccttccgtggcctccagctgctcttaaatgcaagtaaaattaaatgcatgctcttcaaccaatcgctgcccggaCCTGTCCGCCAGACTAgcttcactactctggacggttctgacttagaatatgtggacaactacaaatacctaggtgtctggttaaactgtaaactctccttccagactcacgttaagcatctccaatacaaaattaaatccagaatcggtttcctatttcgcaacaaagcctccttcactcatgctgtatACAGACTTatacataccctcgtaaaactgactattctaccaatcctcgacttcggcgatgtcatttacaaaatagcctccaacactctactcagcaaactggatttagtcacagtgccatctgttttgtcaccaaagccccatatactacccaccactgcgacctgtatgctctcgttggctggccctcgctacatatccgtcgtcaaacccactggctccagatcatctataagtctttgctaggtaaaaccccgccttatctcagctcactggtcaccatagcaaaaCCCACCCATAGcatacgctccagcaggtatatttctctggtcatccccaaagccaacacttcatttggctgcctttccttccagttctctgctgccaatgactggaataaaTTGCAAAAGtcattgaagctggagacttacatttccctcactaactataggcatcagctgtcagagcagcttatcgatcactgtacctgtacacagcccatctgtaaatagcccacccaactacctcatccccacattgttatatattttttaaatcttttgcACCTcagcatctctacttgcacataacctgcacatctttcactccagtgttaatgctaaattgtaattatttattgcctttctacatttgcacatgctgtatatagattattctattgtgttattgactgtatgtttgtctaTCCCATGTCTAaatctgttgtttttgtcacactgctttgctttatcttggccagatcgcagttgtatatgagaacttgatctcaactggtttacctagttaaataaaataaatctggCTACAGATATTGAAGAAAATGTGAAGAGGGACAGAGTGATTGAGGCCAAAAAGTTGATCAGTAGGAAAGAGGATCAAATAAGTGAAGCTTAttagtgatgctgaggtttgagAAAGTCTTGCCAGGAAAAGTACAGATAGGATTCCTTAGTTTCAATGTTAGAGAATTTGTCACATGTGCACTGCAGTGTTTTAAATGCCAAATAATAGGACATATAGCTGctcagtgtaaaggaaagaaaaGATGTGCCAAGTGTGGAGGGGCACGTGATTACGGTGAATGTGGAAGCAATGTGAAGGTTAAGTGCTGTAATTGTGGGGGAGAATACAGTGCagcatttggtggatgccaggtgtAGAAAGAGGGTCAGAGAGATAGGATCATTCATGATGTATCGTATGCAGAGGCCGTAAAACAGATTGGTAGAACTACAGTGCGGACTGATTGAGTTTacatggatgtacctgtagtaagtggacctactgtcagGCTGATGGAGTTTACATGGATGTAtctgtagtaagtggacctactgtcagactgatggagtttACATGGATGTATCTGTAGTAggtggacctactgtcagactgatggagtttACATGGATGTAtctgtagtaagtggacctactgtcagactgattgaGTTTACATGGATGTACCTGCAGTAAGTAGACcgactgtcagactgatggagtttacatggatgtacctgtagtaggtggacctactgtcagactgatggagtttACATGGATGTAtctgtagtaagtggacctactgtcagactgattgaGTTTACATGGATGTAtctgtagtaagtggacctactgtcagactgattgaGTTTACATGGATGTACCTGCAGTAAGTGGATcgactgtcagactgatggagtttACATGGCTGTAtctgtagtaagtggacctactgtcagGCTGATAGAGTTTACATGGATGTATCTGTAATAAGTGGACCCATGAATGTGCGGTGTCAAAGGATGCTTTTATTGGTAAGGTTATCAATACGACTTGGGTTGTGGAAACAAAAATGCCAGGTTGAATGCTATTGTGGAGACGAGAAAATAGATATTGGGGGTAACATGTTACTGTTCAAATGGTTGTTGATATGCTGAACAAGGGTAGAGTGTTTCAGCATGACATAGATAAAGTTTAATGAGGTTGGGGAGGTTGTGGGAGAAGTTAAGGATTTATTTGGTTTTGAATTTTATGTTCATGGTGGTACAGAATTGGGCAGCTCATGATTGATCGGTGGACTCTGTAGAGTGTGGCTTGGAGTTTAAGGTAGAAATGGTCGTTAGGTTGCTGTGGTGATGGCAATCCGGAGATCTGTGGAAGAACCTAAGAGATACCAGCTAGAAGGTGGAGATGGGATGCACAACTTGATAAGGCTAGTAACTTGACATGCACTACAGTGCAAAGAGGAGGAatgttagtttggtcaggttTAGGTAGGGAGGCAGTGGTGATTAAGGTGAGTGCAGACAGGTGTGGAGGCTGATTAGCAATTATCTGCAGCTGATCCTTGTTGAGGAGCTGCGGTCAAGACAACTACTTAAAATGTTGCAAACAGGCGAGGCTGATTGGCAATTAGTAGCAGCTGCTGCTTGTTGAGTTGCTTGGAATTTGTGTATAAGGCAACTAGTTAAAGTGTTGCATTCAAGTCTTGTCCTCTCACCTGAATTGTAGTTCATTCTTAACACAAGTATTCCTAGTAAGTGGAAATGTGAATTAGCGTGAAAGCATATTTGAATACCATAGagcacaggtgtcaaactcattccacggagggccgagtggttgcgggttttcgctcctcccttgtacttgattgatgaattaagctcattaattagtaaggaactccccacacCTGGTTTTCTAAGGCTTCATTGAAAGGGAAAAACCTAAATCCTGCAGACACCAGGCCCTGCATGGAAAGAGTTTGACATCCCTGCCATAGAGGTTGCAACTTGCATccttttcgtgtgtgtgtgtgtgtgtgtgtgtgtgtgtgtgtgtgtgtgtgtgtgtgtgtgtgtgtgtgtgtgtgtgtgtgtgtgtgtgtgtaagacgtAATGAACATGAGGTCAGTGGTATAATGTTAAGACAGTATGGAGAGTGGGCCATCTGCATCTTGTCTGACAGAACCATGTCAGGTCAAATGGCTGCTGAGGAACACCCTGATTAGACATGAACATTCTTGGCCTATCGTGTCAAGCCTCTAAGGGCTTGTATTAATTAGgataccaaaacacacacacacacagcaaatttaaaaaacacacacacacacagacatgcaccgAAACaaattaaaaaaacacacacacacaacaaatacCAGATAAAAAGGATCCATATGGTTCCTGTCCAACTGGAGCCTTAAATAGCTTGGCTTGCATTTTGGGTAACAGGAAATGAATGCCGCTCGCAGTCTAAGGAGGATTGTTTTTCTATTAAAACTGAATTCTAAATGTTTTATCCATGTGAGGATTTCATATGGACACATAATCATTCATACATGTTTATGCAAACTAGTCTTATTAAATAATGTATgagtctactactctactattGCAGTTCCAATTGGATATTTCTGTTTGGACAGTGGAACCACTTTCAGACTACAGTACAAAGTAGCTATACAGTCCTGTGTCAAACAATGTGCAAAA
This window contains:
- the abhd17c gene encoding alpha/beta hydrolase domain-containing protein 17C — translated: MPEQGPRMNGFSLGELCWLFCCPPCPSRIASKLAFLPPEPTYSVHTDANGTSSLHLTERADWQYSQRELDAVEVFNTRTSRGNRLGCMFVRCAPNSRYTLLFSHGNAVDLGQMCSFYIGLGSRINCNVFSYDYSGYGVSSGKPSEKNLYADIEAAWQVLRNKYGVTPENIILYGQSIGTVPTVDLAARYECAAVILHSPLMSGLRVAFPDTRKTYCFDAFPSIDKVSKVASPVLVIHGTEDEVIDFSHGLAMYERCPRAVEPLWVEGAGHNDIELYAQYLERLKQFISIELPTS